The following coding sequences are from one Ramlibacter henchirensis window:
- a CDS encoding M20 aminoacylase family protein, which translates to MSKSNLSLDMDDLLPGLIAFRRDLHAHPELAFEERRTSRLVADALREVGIEVHEGIAGTGVVGVLRAGMSQRIVGLRADMDALPILEQGERPYISRHAGVHHGCGHDGHTAMLLGAARYLARTRDFDGQVAFIFQPAEEGRGGAREMVKQGLFERFACESVFALHNWPDLPVGVAATRTGPMMAAADRFDIVVRGRGAHAAQPHQTPDAVLAAADLVTQLHTIVSRRVPPTQNAVLSVTRISGGQSHNVLPSAVELTGTVRTFDAAVQDTIEEAIRAVAAGVARGSGTRIDVEYVRYYPATVNTHAQAQLALEAARQAGLEAVTAPAPAFTSEDFAFMLQQRPGAYLWLGQGRKAGDVPLHHPSYDFNDDALAGGVRWLVAVARLALGRKSHAK; encoded by the coding sequence ATGTCCAAGTCCAACCTCTCCCTCGATATGGACGACCTCCTGCCCGGCCTGATCGCATTCCGGCGCGACCTGCACGCGCACCCGGAACTCGCCTTCGAGGAGCGGCGCACGTCCCGCCTCGTGGCGGATGCACTGCGCGAGGTCGGGATCGAGGTGCACGAAGGCATCGCCGGCACGGGCGTCGTCGGCGTTCTGCGCGCCGGGATGTCGCAGCGCATCGTCGGCCTGCGCGCCGACATGGACGCGCTGCCGATCCTCGAGCAGGGCGAGCGTCCCTACATCAGCCGGCACGCAGGCGTCCACCATGGCTGCGGGCACGACGGACACACGGCCATGCTGCTGGGCGCCGCGCGGTACCTGGCGCGCACGCGCGACTTCGACGGACAGGTGGCCTTCATCTTCCAGCCGGCCGAGGAGGGCCGCGGCGGCGCGCGCGAGATGGTGAAACAGGGCCTCTTCGAACGCTTTGCCTGCGAGTCGGTGTTCGCGCTGCACAACTGGCCCGACCTGCCCGTTGGCGTGGCCGCCACCCGCACCGGCCCGATGATGGCGGCAGCCGACCGCTTCGACATCGTCGTGCGCGGCCGCGGCGCGCACGCGGCGCAGCCGCACCAGACGCCCGACGCCGTGCTCGCGGCCGCCGACCTCGTCACGCAACTGCACACCATCGTCTCGCGGCGCGTGCCGCCCACGCAGAACGCGGTGCTCTCCGTCACGCGCATCAGCGGCGGCCAGTCGCACAACGTGCTGCCGTCGGCGGTCGAACTGACCGGCACGGTGCGGACCTTCGACGCGGCCGTTCAGGACACGATCGAGGAAGCCATCCGCGCCGTCGCGGCGGGCGTCGCGCGCGGCAGCGGCACCCGCATCGATGTGGAGTACGTGCGCTACTACCCCGCGACCGTCAACACACACGCGCAAGCACAGCTCGCCCTGGAAGCCGCACGCCAGGCGGGCCTGGAAGCGGTGACCGCGCCTGCACCTGCCTTCACGTCGGAGGATTTCGCCTTCATGCTGCAGCAGCGCCCGGGTGCCTACCTCTGGCTCGGCCAGGGGCGCAAGGCCGGCGACGTGCCGCTGCACCACCCCTCCTACGACTTCAACGACGATGCGCTCGCTGGCGGCGTGCGCTGGCTCGTCGCGGTGGCGCGGCTCGCACTCGGGAGAAAAAGCCATGCGAAGTGA
- a CDS encoding MFS transporter has product MLAVLFLNACLTGMRMAAPLQALRLGHREAAVGLLIALFALAQVFLALPAGRYCEHHGLKRPVGWSVLTAVAGCAIAAAWPVFPVLCAGALLTGGAAGVAGIAVQRHVARLVSDPAALRQAFSWLAIGLALSNVLGPVAAGVMIDGAGFRAAFLAIAALPLLGWLSVRGAHDRGSTPPEAANGRDAWNLWREPGLRRLLIVTCLLSACWDVHAFLVPVLGHERGFTASQIGSILGAFGIAAAAVRLLTPLVAAQLREWAILVGAMAATAFLFGIYPLMHDPLAMGLCSVLLGLTMGSTQPMVMSLLHQLAPEHRYGQAVAMRVVVINVSSVGIPILSGLAGAVVGAAGVFWAAGLMVGAGTRLALGLARH; this is encoded by the coding sequence ATGCTGGCCGTGCTGTTCCTCAACGCGTGCCTCACCGGCATGCGGATGGCCGCGCCGCTGCAGGCGCTGCGCCTGGGCCATCGCGAGGCGGCGGTGGGACTGCTGATCGCGCTGTTCGCGCTGGCCCAGGTGTTCCTGGCGCTGCCCGCCGGCCGCTACTGCGAGCACCATGGGCTGAAGAGGCCGGTTGGGTGGTCGGTCCTGACGGCCGTGGCCGGTTGCGCCATCGCGGCCGCATGGCCGGTGTTCCCCGTGCTGTGCGCCGGCGCCCTGCTCACGGGCGGTGCAGCCGGTGTCGCGGGCATCGCGGTCCAGCGCCACGTCGCGCGCCTTGTGAGCGATCCCGCCGCACTCCGCCAGGCGTTTTCGTGGCTCGCGATCGGCCTGGCGTTGTCCAACGTCCTGGGCCCGGTCGCAGCCGGCGTCATGATCGACGGCGCCGGGTTTCGCGCGGCGTTCCTGGCGATTGCCGCGCTGCCGCTGCTGGGCTGGCTGTCGGTTCGAGGCGCGCACGATCGCGGGTCCACGCCGCCGGAGGCCGCCAACGGCCGGGACGCCTGGAACCTGTGGCGCGAGCCGGGCTTGCGCCGGCTCCTCATCGTCACCTGCCTGCTGTCGGCGTGCTGGGACGTCCATGCCTTCCTGGTGCCGGTGCTCGGGCACGAGCGCGGCTTCACGGCTTCGCAGATCGGCAGCATCCTGGGCGCCTTCGGCATCGCCGCCGCTGCCGTGCGGCTGCTGACGCCGCTGGTGGCCGCACAACTGCGCGAATGGGCGATCCTGGTCGGGGCGATGGCCGCCACCGCCTTCCTGTTCGGCATCTATCCGCTGATGCACGATCCGCTGGCCATGGGGTTGTGCTCCGTGCTGCTGGGGCTCACGATGGGCAGCACGCAGCCCATGGTCATGAGCCTGTTGCACCAACTGGCCCCTGAACACCGCTACGGCCAGGCGGTGGCGATGCGCGTGGTCGTGATCAACGTGTCCAGCGTGGGCATCCCCATCCTCTCCGGCCTGGCCGGCGCCGTGGTCGGGGCAGCAGGGGTCTTCTGGGCCGCGGGCTTGATGGTCGGTGCCGGCACCAGGCTGGCGCTAGGTCTTGCCAGGCACTGA
- a CDS encoding NAD(P)/FAD-dependent oxidoreductase, with the protein MKLASYWLDTSEPFRSADAGPVEGRCDVAVIGGGLTGSSAALALAKKGARVVLLEAETIGNAASGRNGGMCNNGFAQDYGMMSAKLGKEAANRLYRAFDAGVDTVERLVREENIDCSFARVGKIKLAAKPEHYDKLARSQQLLAADVDPDTEMVSRAQLRGEVGSDRYHGGLLFRKSAGMHVGRFVRGLAEAAARRGVTVHEHTPMTGLSPAPRGGHLVDTPKGRLHASQVLLASGISHTGPLGWIRRRVVPVGAFLIVTEPLPTSTLDRLLPRRRMATDTKNLVNYFRTTPDNRLLFGGRARFAVSNPHSDEKSGEILRAAMHDVFPDLPAPRIDYCWGGMVDMTQDRLPRAGERNGIYYSMGYSGHGTQMATLMGTIMAEVMDGRTELNPWKDFAWPAIPGHFGPPWFLPLVGAYYRLKDKFS; encoded by the coding sequence ATGAAGCTCGCATCGTATTGGCTGGACACGTCGGAACCCTTCAGGAGCGCCGATGCAGGCCCCGTGGAGGGCCGATGCGACGTGGCGGTGATCGGTGGCGGCCTCACGGGCTCCTCCGCGGCGCTGGCCCTGGCGAAGAAGGGCGCGCGCGTCGTGCTGCTCGAAGCGGAGACCATCGGCAATGCGGCCTCGGGCCGCAATGGCGGCATGTGCAACAACGGCTTCGCGCAGGACTACGGCATGATGTCCGCGAAGCTCGGCAAGGAAGCCGCCAACCGGCTCTACCGGGCCTTCGACGCGGGGGTCGACACGGTCGAACGCCTGGTGCGCGAAGAGAACATCGATTGCAGCTTCGCGCGGGTGGGCAAGATCAAGCTCGCGGCCAAACCCGAGCACTACGACAAGCTGGCGCGCAGCCAGCAGCTGCTCGCCGCCGATGTGGATCCCGACACGGAGATGGTCAGCCGCGCGCAGCTGCGCGGCGAGGTCGGCTCCGACCGGTATCACGGCGGGCTCCTCTTCCGCAAGAGCGCCGGCATGCACGTGGGCCGCTTCGTGCGCGGCCTGGCCGAAGCGGCAGCCCGGCGCGGCGTGACCGTCCACGAGCACACGCCGATGACGGGGCTGAGTCCCGCCCCCCGCGGCGGCCACCTGGTCGATACGCCGAAGGGCCGCCTCCACGCCTCGCAGGTACTGCTGGCGAGCGGCATCTCGCACACGGGCCCGCTCGGATGGATCCGGCGCAGGGTCGTGCCCGTCGGCGCCTTCCTCATCGTGACCGAGCCCCTGCCGACGTCGACGCTCGACCGGCTCCTGCCGCGGCGCAGGATGGCCACGGACACGAAGAACCTGGTCAACTACTTCCGCACAACGCCGGACAACCGGCTGTTGTTCGGCGGCCGCGCCCGCTTCGCCGTTTCCAACCCCCACTCCGACGAGAAGAGCGGCGAGATCCTGCGCGCGGCCATGCACGACGTGTTCCCCGACCTGCCTGCCCCGCGCATCGACTATTGCTGGGGCGGCATGGTCGACATGACGCAGGACCGCCTGCCGCGCGCCGGCGAGCGCAACGGCATCTACTACTCCATGGGGTACAGCGGCCACGGCACCCAGATGGCGACGCTGATGGGAACGATCATGGCGGAGGTGATGGACGGGCGCACCGAGCTCAATCCGTGGAAGGACTTCGCGTGGCCCGCGATCCCGGGGCATTTCGGGCCTCCGTGGTTCCTGCCGCTCGTCGGCGCCTACTACCGTCTCAAGGACAAGTTCTCCTGA